One window of Ralstonia pickettii DTP0602 genomic DNA carries:
- a CDS encoding three-component membrane-bound alcohol deshydrogenase (adha) (K00316: spdH; spermidine dehydrogenase [EC:1.5.99.6]): MTITRRDFLNGTALTIAAGLAPVQLLHAQQAGGGAVYPPALTGLRGNHAGTFTLAHSLAREGAKYPVVLAREAYDLVVVGGGLSGLAAAWFYRRRFGANRRILILDNHDDFGGHAKRNEFTVRGKRLVTYGGSAEMPPSAATDAAVRELLAGVGLDAARLPGPPPADPYAALGMGRAVFFDAEHFGRDQWVPGDPFGELIDTRSGQRPGSPEAAALMRFLDNTPLPAADRAALARLAAGTTDYLPGVSATERATALRTLRYSAFLRDKAGIGLAGQRFLRSRSNDAYALDADGISVTDAIAIGLPAGANMPAPAGNARLGKSPASRLWFPDGNASLARLLVQKLIPGVASLARPADVATAAFDYSRLDRDGAPVRLRLNSTAIAVEPDGNITRVTYGFSGNLHRVEARHVVLAGYNMMIPYLLPSLPAAQKAVLHDEAKAPLVYTKVALDHWQSFATLRTRRIHAPAMAYTDLWLEPPAGDQPSDPAVLHMLYVPTVPDSGMRARDRFRAGRAFLLGTPFDALEREIRAQLDRMLGHAGFASKDVIRGITVNRWAHGYSYMPDSLAGENVAPDAVWPGLAGVGNISIANSDNAGSPSVTAAVAQGKRAVARLPG, from the coding sequence ATGACGATCACGCGCAGAGACTTCCTCAACGGCACCGCCCTGACCATCGCCGCGGGGCTCGCCCCCGTGCAACTGCTGCACGCGCAGCAGGCCGGGGGCGGGGCGGTGTATCCGCCGGCGCTGACCGGGCTGCGCGGCAACCACGCGGGCACCTTTACGCTGGCCCACAGCCTGGCGCGCGAAGGCGCGAAATATCCCGTGGTACTGGCGCGCGAAGCCTACGACCTGGTAGTGGTCGGCGGCGGCCTCAGCGGGCTGGCCGCGGCGTGGTTCTACCGGCGCCGCTTCGGCGCCAACCGCCGCATCCTGATCCTGGACAACCACGACGACTTCGGTGGCCATGCCAAGCGCAATGAGTTCACGGTGCGCGGCAAGCGGCTGGTGACCTATGGCGGCAGCGCGGAGATGCCGCCCAGTGCCGCCACCGACGCCGCGGTGCGCGAACTGCTGGCGGGGGTGGGGCTCGACGCCGCGCGCCTGCCCGGCCCACCGCCCGCGGACCCGTATGCCGCGCTCGGCATGGGCCGCGCCGTGTTCTTCGATGCCGAGCATTTTGGCCGCGACCAGTGGGTGCCGGGCGATCCCTTCGGCGAGCTGATCGATACGCGCAGCGGACAACGGCCGGGCAGTCCCGAGGCCGCGGCGCTGATGCGCTTTCTCGACAACACGCCGCTCCCCGCCGCGGACCGTGCCGCGCTGGCGCGGCTGGCAGCCGGCACCACCGACTACCTGCCGGGCGTTTCCGCGACCGAGCGCGCCACCGCACTGCGCACGCTGCGCTACAGCGCCTTCCTGCGCGACAAGGCCGGCATCGGCCTGGCCGGCCAGCGCTTCCTGCGCAGCCGCAGCAACGATGCCTATGCGCTCGATGCCGATGGCATTTCCGTCACCGATGCGATCGCAATCGGGCTGCCGGCCGGCGCCAACATGCCCGCGCCGGCGGGCAATGCGCGGCTCGGCAAGTCGCCGGCATCGCGCCTGTGGTTCCCGGACGGCAACGCTTCGCTGGCGCGGCTGCTGGTGCAGAAACTGATCCCGGGCGTGGCGTCGCTCGCCAGGCCGGCCGATGTGGCCACGGCCGCGTTCGACTACAGCCGGCTGGACCGCGACGGCGCGCCGGTGCGCCTGCGCCTGAACAGCACCGCGATCGCGGTCGAGCCCGACGGCAATATCACGCGGGTGACCTACGGCTTCAGCGGCAACCTGCATCGCGTCGAGGCGCGCCATGTGGTGCTGGCCGGCTACAACATGATGATCCCGTACCTGCTGCCGTCGCTGCCGGCGGCGCAGAAGGCCGTGCTGCACGACGAAGCCAAGGCGCCGCTGGTCTACACCAAGGTGGCGCTGGACCACTGGCAGTCCTTCGCCACGCTGCGCACGCGCCGCATCCACGCACCGGCCATGGCCTATACCGACCTGTGGCTGGAACCGCCGGCGGGCGACCAGCCCTCCGACCCGGCGGTGCTGCACATGCTCTACGTGCCTACCGTACCCGACAGCGGCATGCGCGCGCGCGACCGCTTCCGCGCCGGCCGCGCCTTCCTGCTCGGCACGCCGTTCGACGCGCTCGAGCGCGAGATCCGCGCGCAGCTCGACCGCATGCTCGGGCATGCCGGCTTTGCGTCGAAGGACGTGATCCGCGGCATCACCGTCAACCGCTGGGCGCACGGCTACAGCTACATGCCGGACAGCCTGGCGGGCGAGAACGTCGCGCCCGATGCGGTGTGGCCCGGCCTGGCCGGCGTGGGCAATATCAGCATCGCCAACAGCGACAATGCCGGCAGCCCGTCGGTGACGGCAGCGGTCGCGCAGGGGAAACGGGCAGTGGCCCGGTTGCCCGGGTAG